One Verrucomicrobiia bacterium genomic region harbors:
- a CDS encoding XTP/dITP diphosphatase, which yields MATPQVLILATRNAKKAKELQQLLASQRWEVKTLDEFSSLPEVAEDGKTFEANAVKKAVTISQYVPHYVVADDSGLEVEALQGAPGIYSARYAAEGGENASDQANCEKLLREMDSISDRQAQFRCVLAVAYRGKLSTTTEGVCRGKIITESRGNLGFGYDPLFVPDGYEKTFAELSGEIKNQISHRAVAIKQLKKWLETTILINEKN from the coding sequence ATGGCGACGCCGCAAGTTTTAATATTAGCGACGCGCAATGCTAAAAAAGCAAAAGAACTTCAACAACTTTTGGCATCCCAAAGATGGGAGGTCAAAACTTTGGACGAGTTTTCTTCCCTCCCCGAAGTAGCGGAGGATGGAAAAACGTTCGAAGCCAATGCCGTAAAAAAAGCCGTTACGATTTCGCAATATGTTCCCCATTATGTTGTGGCGGACGATTCCGGTCTGGAAGTCGAAGCGCTACAAGGAGCTCCGGGAATTTATTCTGCTCGTTATGCGGCAGAAGGGGGAGAAAACGCCTCGGATCAGGCTAATTGCGAAAAACTATTGCGCGAGATGGATTCGATTTCCGATCGGCAAGCCCAGTTTCGTTGTGTTTTGGCTGTGGCTTATCGTGGTAAGCTTTCCACGACGACAGAAGGAGTTTGCAGGGGGAAAATTATTACAGAATCCCGCGGTAATCTTGGATTTGGTTACGACCCATTGTTTGTGCCAGATGGTTACGAAAAAACATTTGCTGAATTGTCAGGTGAGATAAAAAATCAGATTAGCCATCGCGCCGTAGCAATAAAACAGTTGAAAAAATGGTTGGAAACGACGATCTTAATCAATGAGAAAAATTGA
- a CDS encoding AbrB/MazE/SpoVT family DNA-binding domain-containing protein yields the protein MKVKPLGEKVSFSVKGQIVIPRALREEYAIEADTRAYVQATPQGILIKPITSKFIRSLRGSLKGTGVMKAMMEDRKKEREL from the coding sequence ATGAAAGTAAAACCATTAGGTGAAAAGGTCTCTTTTTCAGTGAAAGGGCAAATTGTGATTCCTCGTGCTTTGCGGGAGGAATATGCGATTGAAGCTGATACTCGTGCTTATGTGCAGGCAACTCCACAGGGAATTTTAATTAAGCCTATTACTTCGAAATTTATTCGTAGTTTAAGAGGTTCACTTAAAGGCACAGGTGTGATGAAGGCGATGATGGAAGATCGTAAAAAAGAGCGCGAACTTTGA
- a CDS encoding type II toxin-antitoxin system VapC family toxin — translation MVTKVLDSWALIAFFEDEPAAVQVEKMIDHAFQEKYKLLLSVINWGEIYYNTMREVSQEMAEQKVSEIASLPIEVVGVSENLLLTRQAAIYKAKYRMSYADCFGAALAKLKGAEFVTGDLEFKEVEKEIKVHWLK, via the coding sequence ATGGTGACAAAAGTTTTGGATAGTTGGGCTCTCATCGCATTTTTTGAGGATGAACCGGCTGCGGTCCAAGTGGAAAAAATGATCGATCATGCCTTTCAAGAAAAATATAAACTCTTGTTGAGTGTAATAAATTGGGGCGAGATTTATTATAATACGATGCGTGAAGTTTCTCAGGAAATGGCGGAGCAAAAAGTGAGTGAGATTGCTTCTTTACCGATTGAGGTGGTTGGTGTGAGTGAAAATCTTTTACTGACTCGTCAAGCCGCTATTTATAAGGCTAAATACAGAATGTCTTACGCGGATTGTTTTGGGGCTGCATTAGCTAAATTAAAAGGCGCTGAATTTGTAACGGGCGATTTAGAATTTAAAGAAGTTGAAAAAGAGATCAAAGTCCATTGGCTTAAATGA
- a CDS encoding RluA family pseudouridine synthase → MPLSFRVTQPTELLPFLFASQPETKRTKVRQALKFGSVLVNGKTTTQFNVSLKVGDVIVIRLGKASREIGRLPKGMKIFFEDEHLIIIEKPENMLSIASEAEQNKTAYAYLTDYVRKGKEYSKERIWIVHRLDRETSGLMVFAKTLQAKGMLQTNWDKVEKRYLAIVEGVMPKGKGTLHSYLNETNPYRVFSAPKSQETREAITHYKVLKRGQNRTLVELTLQTGRRHQIRVQLADEGFPIIGDEKYRAKTDPAHRLGLHSHFLSFSHPITGEKLSYESDLSQELKRLI, encoded by the coding sequence ATGCCGCTTTCTTTTCGTGTAACACAACCGACCGAGCTTTTGCCTTTTCTTTTTGCTTCTCAACCCGAAACCAAACGAACCAAAGTGCGGCAGGCCTTGAAATTCGGAAGCGTTTTGGTGAATGGTAAAACTACGACTCAATTTAACGTGTCATTAAAAGTGGGTGATGTGATAGTAATTCGCTTGGGAAAAGCTTCACGTGAGATCGGTCGATTGCCGAAGGGAATGAAAATATTTTTTGAAGATGAACATCTTATTATCATTGAAAAGCCTGAAAATATGCTCTCCATTGCTAGCGAGGCCGAGCAAAATAAGACCGCTTACGCTTATCTTACCGATTATGTAAGAAAAGGAAAAGAGTACTCCAAAGAACGGATTTGGATTGTGCATCGTTTAGATCGGGAAACTTCGGGTTTAATGGTATTCGCCAAAACGCTGCAAGCTAAAGGCATGCTTCAAACCAATTGGGACAAGGTCGAGAAACGTTATCTCGCAATTGTCGAAGGTGTCATGCCTAAAGGCAAAGGAACGTTGCATTCTTACTTAAATGAAACCAATCCTTATCGTGTTTTTAGCGCGCCCAAGAGTCAAGAAACTCGTGAAGCCATCACGCATTACAAAGTGCTTAAACGCGGTCAAAATCGCACCCTGGTCGAACTCACTCTCCAAACTGGTCGACGTCACCAAATTCGCGTCCAACTCGCCGACGAAGGTTTTCCCATCATCGGCGACGAAAAATATCGCGCCAAAACAGACCCCGCTCATCGTTTAGGTTTACACTCTCATTTTCTTAGCTTTTCTCATCCGATTACGGGTGAAAAGTTGAGTTATGAATCGGATTTATCTCAAGAATTAAAAAGATTAATATAA
- a CDS encoding methylated-DNA--[protein]-cysteine S-methyltransferase, translating into MKHSTLNKKAKLAAWKKRDTRYDGLFVFGVKTTGIACRLSCPSQPKPENIEFFDNLGEALKAGYRPCKRCRPELASGQPPDWAQKLLAHAETAPDQKISAKNLRQLSIAPEQARRWFQKNYGMTFTAWCRGLRLSRAFTQMQNGKPLDDVIFNHGYESHSGFRDAFTRTFQKTPGQAKQVDCLWVALLETDLGPMLAAANETSLFYLEFADKRTLAQTYHQIQKRFSLPLLPGDNALLKQLRQELKEYFQGKRHHFTIPLYLKGTPFQKRVWSKLQNIPYGKTVSYETIARQLKVPKAVRAVARANATNPICLIVPCHRVIGKNGSLSGYACGIWRKRLLLKLENTGKILST; encoded by the coding sequence ATGAAACACTCTACCCTTAACAAGAAAGCAAAATTAGCCGCCTGGAAAAAGCGCGACACTCGCTATGACGGCCTCTTCGTTTTTGGCGTCAAAACCACAGGCATTGCCTGTCGCCTCTCATGTCCCTCCCAGCCTAAACCCGAAAATATTGAATTTTTCGATAACCTGGGTGAAGCCCTTAAAGCCGGTTATCGACCCTGCAAACGTTGCCGACCCGAACTCGCTAGCGGCCAACCTCCAGACTGGGCGCAAAAACTTCTCGCTCACGCCGAAACCGCGCCAGATCAAAAAATTTCTGCCAAAAATTTGCGCCAACTCAGCATAGCGCCCGAACAAGCGCGGCGCTGGTTCCAAAAAAATTATGGCATGACCTTTACCGCATGGTGTCGAGGCTTGCGTCTCTCTCGCGCCTTCACTCAGATGCAAAATGGAAAACCCCTGGACGACGTCATCTTTAATCACGGTTACGAATCACATAGCGGTTTCCGCGACGCCTTCACACGCACTTTCCAAAAAACTCCAGGCCAAGCGAAACAGGTCGATTGTCTCTGGGTTGCTCTTTTAGAAACTGACCTCGGCCCTATGTTAGCCGCCGCCAATGAAACCAGCCTTTTCTATTTAGAATTTGCCGACAAACGCACCCTAGCCCAGACTTATCATCAAATTCAAAAGCGCTTTTCTCTCCCTTTATTGCCAGGCGATAACGCTCTCTTAAAACAATTGCGCCAAGAACTGAAAGAATATTTTCAAGGGAAACGTCATCATTTCACGATTCCTTTGTATTTGAAAGGAACCCCTTTTCAAAAAAGAGTCTGGTCCAAACTGCAAAACATTCCCTATGGCAAAACGGTAAGTTACGAAACCATCGCGCGACAATTAAAAGTCCCCAAAGCAGTTCGCGCCGTGGCTCGAGCTAACGCTACCAACCCGATTTGTTTAATCGTTCCTTGCCATCGCGTGATTGGTAAAAATGGATCGCTCAGCGGTTATGCCTGCGGGATTTGGCGCAAACGCCTTCTCTTAAAACTCGAAAACACAGGAAAAATTTTATCGACGTAG
- a CDS encoding sterol desaturase family protein: protein MPDWLFWILIGFVGNFAYASFFEWALHRFVMHKPVGKFRYAYETHTLIHHRIFKADHTYHLINEKDKEKIPMEWWNGPVLIALCALPALIVSWIFGSWLVLVGGVIACAAYYGLYEYLHWCMHLPKARRIEKPWIFRRLNGHHLLHHRYMGKNFNVVCPLADMILGTLILRAKTRFAQATGPSVPNVQPHD, encoded by the coding sequence ATGCCGGATTGGTTGTTTTGGATTTTGATAGGGTTTGTTGGAAACTTTGCTTATGCTTCGTTTTTTGAGTGGGCTTTGCATCGTTTTGTGATGCATAAACCGGTAGGAAAGTTTCGTTATGCTTATGAAACTCATACTTTAATTCATCATCGTATTTTTAAAGCGGATCACACTTATCATCTCATTAATGAAAAGGATAAGGAGAAGATTCCAATGGAGTGGTGGAATGGGCCGGTGTTGATTGCATTGTGCGCATTGCCGGCTTTGATTGTGAGTTGGATTTTTGGTTCCTGGTTGGTGTTGGTTGGTGGAGTCATCGCATGCGCGGCTTATTATGGACTTTATGAGTATTTGCATTGGTGCATGCATTTGCCTAAGGCGCGACGTATCGAGAAACCATGGATTTTTCGTCGTTTGAATGGTCATCATTTGTTGCATCATCGTTATATGGGAAAAAATTTTAATGTGGTTTGTCCGTTGGCCGATATGATTTTGGGCACATTGATATTGCGAGCGAAGACACGTTTTGCTCAGGCGACAGGGCCTTCGGTGCCGAATGTGCAGCCGCACGATTAA
- a CDS encoding arsenate reductase family protein, which yields MMLKLYVYHQCSTCRNAMKWLKTHHIPFQDIPIRETPPSLSDLKTMLKARDNNLRSLFNTSGQDYRAQGLKEKLENLSIEEALTLLNKNGNLVKRPFVLDPQAKIFLVGFREAEWKAAFKK from the coding sequence ATTATGCTCAAACTCTACGTTTACCATCAATGCTCCACCTGCCGCAATGCCATGAAATGGCTCAAAACTCATCACATTCCTTTCCAAGATATACCCATTCGCGAAACACCTCCTTCCCTCTCCGATTTGAAAACCATGCTCAAAGCTCGTGATAACAATCTTCGCTCGCTCTTCAATACCTCGGGCCAAGACTATCGCGCTCAAGGATTGAAAGAAAAATTAGAAAATCTCTCCATCGAAGAAGCTCTAACCCTTCTTAATAAAAATGGAAACTTAGTAAAACGACCCTTTGTCCTCGATCCTCAAGCAAAAATATTTCTGGTCGGCTTCCGCGAAGCTGAATGGAAAGCGGCTTTTAAAAAATAA